A window from Pseudomonas sp. Tri1 encodes these proteins:
- a CDS encoding ABC transporter permease codes for MSVSGKKRQSLLPGETGRAVGLLSGFILLLAVLPILTMIVMSFSGAANLDFPPSSYSLQWYRAAWHTFVSPDASDVLSLGQAMATSLLVACLTMVFATLIAVPAAYALTRCEFRGKAVALQLMSLPLVFPMVVLGLALLLVFDSLPFQMTTSRLVIAHVILALPFVVKNCTAAMLGIGSEVEEAARMLGATPQRAIVDVVVPLMKSGILAGMLLAFIVSFNEFTVTYFLYTIDVMTVPIWMYSRTVSSLDPTVFSFAVLIVLIDFVLIWALEKLVGEGGVSF; via the coding sequence ATGAGCGTGTCGGGTAAAAAACGCCAGTCGCTGTTGCCGGGTGAAACCGGGCGTGCAGTGGGGCTGCTATCGGGTTTCATCCTGTTGCTGGCGGTATTGCCGATCCTGACCATGATCGTCATGTCCTTCAGCGGCGCCGCGAACCTGGACTTTCCGCCGAGCAGCTACAGCCTGCAATGGTATCGGGCCGCCTGGCACACCTTTGTGTCGCCGGATGCCAGCGATGTGCTGAGCCTGGGCCAGGCCATGGCGACCAGCCTGTTGGTGGCCTGCCTGACCATGGTGTTCGCCACACTGATCGCAGTGCCGGCGGCCTACGCGCTGACCCGTTGCGAGTTCCGTGGCAAGGCCGTGGCGCTGCAACTGATGTCGCTGCCGCTGGTGTTTCCCATGGTGGTGCTGGGCTTGGCACTGCTGCTGGTGTTCGACAGCCTGCCGTTCCAGATGACCACCTCGCGGCTGGTCATTGCCCACGTCATTTTGGCCTTGCCGTTTGTGGTGAAGAACTGCACCGCCGCCATGCTCGGCATCGGCAGTGAAGTGGAAGAGGCCGCGCGCATGCTGGGCGCCACACCGCAGCGGGCCATCGTCGATGTGGTGGTGCCCTTGATGAAGTCGGGGATTCTCGCCGGGATGCTGTTGGCGTTCATCGTCTCGTTCAACGAGTTCACCGTGACCTATTTCCTCTACACCATCGATGTCATGACCGTGCCGATCTGGATGTACAGCCGCACCGTGTCGTCGCTGGACCCCACCGTTTTTTCGTTTGCCGTACTCATCGTGCTGATCGACTTCGTGTTGATCTGGGCGTTGGAGAAACTGGTAGGCGAGGGCGGTGTTTCCTTTTGA